The window CCCCGACTACAAGTCAATGCCTGACGAAACGGGATCCATGGGGAGCTCCGTATTGCTTTTGTGCCAACAGGGGAATGTAAAACCTGATACGCCGGACCACCCGGGCCGGAGAAATCGATCCATGCGAGGTGATTGAAAAAATACAACATTCAATCAATAATAGAGAGCATACCGAATAGCCATTCTAATCTTCAGACGTAACGATGTTTTTATGGCATACCACCTCGCAAAGCCAAGCGTATAGAAAAATTCATAAACCAGATACAATATTATTTTTGGCAAAGCGTACAACAGATTGAAATAGATTTTTCGATAGAATAAGAAAGGAAACTTTACAAATACGGGAAAGAGATGGAATGTTTTAATGATTACCTTTTGCTCGTCCTTGGTGAAGTTGAGAGGGCTTCTTGTAAAATAATTCCTCGGCAATTTATTTTCTTTATTGAAAAAACCTTTTTCGATACTGTACCGAGTTAGTTCGACCCCAGGATAAGGAATAAAAATATTGGCAAGGGCAAGCGAAGGTTTGGCTTTGATGTTGATTTCGACAGTCTCCTGCATTTCATCAAATGTCTCTCCTGGCAGTCCGATCAGATTGGCTGTGCGGAACGGTATCTCATGCTTGTGCAGGTATGCGGATGCGTTCAGAATGTGCTTTTTCGTCATGGCTCTTTTCAAGGTTTTTTGCAAGTGGTGGTCGTTTCCGGATTCGATGCTCCAGGTTACGTTGAGACAATTGCTGGCCCGCAAGGCTTCGGCAATTTCCTCATTGACAAGATTCGCCCTGACATTGCATGAATAGGTCAGACCCAGTTTTGGGAACCTTTCACAAAATTCGAAGAACCATTTCTTGTTAATAATGAACGTATCATCGTTAAAGTGGACATTTATTAATGGATATTTTCCTTTTATAATTCGAATCTCTTCAAGCAGATAATCAACACTCTTTTTTCTTATAATCGGACCGTTTTCCTTGAACATATCGTTGAATTGATGGTTAAAGCAGTAGGTGCATCGATAGGGACACCCTCGCCCGGAAAAAAATTGTTTAGATGGCAGATCTCGGAGGAGGGAGTCCTTGTTGTAGATGATATCCCGGTCAGGGAACGGCAACTCGTCGGGATTGACCAAAGGAGCATATTGTGTCGACGGTTCCATGCCGTTCAGAAAAATATTATAAATTGGTTGAAATCCGTTCAAAAGAAATTCAGGAAGGACCAGTTCTCCTTCGCCGATACAGACAGCATCAATCGTCGAACCTGAAACCGCTGTGGGTTCAAATGTCACGCCATGTCCACCAACAACCGATTTGATGTCTGGCAAAATCTCTTTGACTTTTTTATCAAAATCCATAATACTTTGTATGGAAGAGGTGAAGGAGGAGTATAAAATAACATCAGGAGGATTCTTGATGATCCGGGAGAGGGATCTTCCAGGATTCATTCGTTTTATATAATCAACGTCAATGCCGTTTTCCTTGAGCGTCGCAGACAGCGAGTAAATTCCGTGTTGGTCATTAAATACATTTAAAAATTCAACAAACACAACCTTCATGATCCCTACCTCTTTCGATTCGCCGATCCCCGAAGCTTCAGAGTCGCCCTTGCAGCCATGCGCTGAAGGCTGCCCTGTCCGAAACTATTTCGGTCCCGCAGTCCGGCTTTTCAACTCCTGGACCATGGGGTGCTGCATCAACTTTTGGATGCGTGGATCCTGGGCCAGATCTTCCAGACCCTGGCCGGATTGGATTTTGGCAAGGAGATCGGGGTCATCCAGAATGCTGCGGAAGGTTGACGTGTTCTGGAGGGCCATGAGTTTTTGCATGAGTTGGGGGTCGTTGATGATCGTGGTGGCGACCTGCTGGCCAATATCTTTGATCTGTTTATCATTTTGTCCGGAACCTGCCGTTTTTGCATCCATTCTGCTGGTGGGTGCCTGACTTGTGGCAGAAGAGGGGGCAGCGGGAGGACGTTCGGATGGGGGTTTGGTCTGGATCTCCTTGCTCAGCAGGGTTTCATGGCCTGAGCAGGGGCTGTTGCGCCAGGTCGTTTCGCCAGATGATTTGTTCTTGCAGGTGTAAAGGTCCGCCTGGACGGGCGCGGCAAAAAACAGGCCCAGGCCAAGGAACAGTGTTGTCGTTCTACCAACGTTCGATATCGTCATTGAAGATGCCTTTTTCCAGTTGCATACCGAAGGAGGTTTTGTCCAAATGGGTCAGGAGCTGATCGGCTTTTTCAGAGGTGGCGGCCAGGGCATAACACATGATGAGGATGGAGATGCCTCGCCACAGGGAGCCGTACTCGCGGTCGGCGTAGCGGTCGCGCATTTGTTTGCCGATGCCCAACAATGCCTTGCGATGGGAGCGCAGCTCGTTCTCCAGGGCCGTGAGGTGCCGGACACCCAGTTGCCCCAGGTTTTCGGCCAGTTGCAGGATAAACGCTTCATTGAAGGTGGTATCGGTGCGGAAGATGGTGGCCATGCTGCTGTCCAGATCCCGGACCAGGATGTTTTCCTGGATGAAGTCCGTCAGGGAGAGGTGGTCGAAGGAATCGTTCGGGGTCAGGCGATCCTTGCGGGTGTCGGTGCGCTGCGCCAGCTGGTAGGGCCGGATGAATTGTTTGATGCCATTGAGTTCAGAGTCGGCCAGCTCCAGAAGCGCCGCCACGCGGGAGAAGTGCCGCCGTCGCTCCTTGGGAAAA of the Magnetococcales bacterium genome contains:
- a CDS encoding RelA/SpoT domain-containing protein, coding for MEPVDDITIERFLDQYEERRTIYADFMNRQMTLLQEFLQENGPKTYDIIGRVKERESLRRKLLAGETKITKLEDITDLVGIRIVTYFEEEVEQVAEVIRKEFKINESYIVDRGELLDPERFGYRSRYYIVGLLDDRLRLIEYKRFKGFQAEIQVRSLLQQAWAEWERELGYASRDLFPKERRRHFSRVAALLELADSELNGIKQFIRPYQLAQRTDTRKDRLTPNDSFDHLSLTDFIQENILVRDLDSSMATIFRTDTTFNEAFILQLAENLGQLGVRHLTALENELRSHRKALLGIGKQMRDRYADREYGSLWRGISILIMCYALAATSEKADQLLTHLDKTSFGMQLEKGIFNDDIERW
- a CDS encoding radical SAM protein — its product is MKVVFVEFLNVFNDQHGIYSLSATLKENGIDVDYIKRMNPGRSLSRIIKNPPDVILYSSFTSSIQSIMDFDKKVKEILPDIKSVVGGHGVTFEPTAVSGSTIDAVCIGEGELVLPEFLLNGFQPIYNIFLNGMEPSTQYAPLVNPDELPFPDRDIIYNKDSLLRDLPSKQFFSGRGCPYRCTYCFNHQFNDMFKENGPIIRKKSVDYLLEEIRIIKGKYPLINVHFNDDTFIINKKWFFEFCERFPKLGLTYSCNVRANLVNEEIAEALRASNCLNVTWSIESGNDHHLQKTLKRAMTKKHILNASAYLHKHEIPFRTANLIGLPGETFDEMQETVEINIKAKPSLALANIFIPYPGVELTRYSIEKGFFNKENKLPRNYFTRSPLNFTKDEQKVIIKTFHLFPVFVKFPFLFYRKIYFNLLYALPKIILYLVYEFFYTLGFARWYAIKTSLRLKIRMAIRYALYY